A region of Oxyura jamaicensis isolate SHBP4307 breed ruddy duck chromosome 9, BPBGC_Ojam_1.0, whole genome shotgun sequence DNA encodes the following proteins:
- the LOC118171618 gene encoding uncharacterized protein LOC118171618 — translation MICVKLLKMPLASVLHQVASHHCSQGLCWLSVLQRTAKGKRARFPWCFSCTPFNELELGWRLKKQITKLEMNLITFSGDLSLWAAFSNVLSKPPFLPAVSAAPPAGQEVRCIQQATARCLEPLVVPRRVRLVWTDVAQTLVVFSNKENLGFLYEPGACVLLATSLPNTASLQRALNRPHEVSEDHAWLWEGEGAVQSRCDEDKEKQGLVEKNLILSTCAGSVTKELLGRNDRACEWRCVCDPQQTPHSANKRWCLSLGTCWQLISLPYGGCAWHLLLPCEIRSASPCGHRYFGESMSLQHLWHLGSAAAPRRSVGSWKGAWWPWH, via the coding sequence ATGATTTGTGTTAAATTGCTGAAAATGCCTCTGGCATCAGTTCTTCATCAGGTAGCATCGCACCATTGTTCACAGGGCCTTTGTTGGCTCTCGGTGCTGCAAAgaacagcaaagggaaaaagggcACGTTTTCCCTGGTGCTTCTCATGCACACCCTTTAATGAGCTGGAACTTGGATGGagattaaagaaacaaataactAAACTGGAAATGAACTTGATCACATTTAGTGGAGATCTGAGCTTGTGGGCTGCCTTCAGCAATGTTCTCTCCAAGCCTCCATTTCTGCCTGCGGTGAGTGCAGCCCCGCCAGCTGGGCAAGAAGTTCGGTGCATACAACAGGCGACTGCCCGCTGCCTCGAGCCTCTGGTGGTCCCCAGGAGAGTCAGACTGGTGTGGACTGATGTAGCCCAAACATTGGTAGTTTTCTCTAACAAAGAAAATCTTGGTTTTCTTTATGAACCTGGAGCATGTGTCCTGCTGGCCACCTCCCTCCCTAACACCGCTTCCCTGCAGAGAGCTCTGAATCGCCCGCATGAGGTGAGTGAGGACCACGCATGGctgtgggaaggagagggagcagTTCAAAGCCGCTGTGATGAGGACAAGGAAAAGCAAGGCCTCGTGGAGAAAAATTTAATATTAAGCACCTGTGCTGGATCGGTAACAAAAGAACTGCTGGGAAGGAATGACAGAGCTTGTGAATGGCGCTGTGTATGTGACCCACAGCAAACCCCCCACTCGGCTAATAAGAGATGGTGCCTCTCACTGGGCACATGCTGGCAGTTAATCTCCCTGCCATATGGCGGCTGTGCCTGGCACCTGCTTCTTCCGTGTGAGATAAGGTCAGCGTCTCCCTGCGGGCACAGGTATTTCGGAGAATCAATGTCGCTGCAGCATCTCTGGCACCTGGGAAGCGCTGCCGCTCCTAGGCGCagtgtggggagctggaaggGAGCGTGGTGGCCTTGGCACTGa
- the GPR148 gene encoding probable G-protein coupled receptor 148: MNFFLCGPTTRMNATALLLREVSNSSSNLNEASLYYLLEEWALNPQDTNMKMFLIPPVVCLMAGVLIIPSILFVIFSRFSIRKETRYMLLGNALLCDLIYLLFYALSATLSAAHVSLPKEACVLQLFLLAVAYCGGLFTAAAIVLDTYIAILFPLRYVTILPSSRTKKVIVLLWICSGVLPGIFFLVLSSTHNFVPCVLEMCSIPLIIILTLSGTDAVKLCFWLSAMVIFLFLSLIFCCYAILYFKTRQSGIWESICSRASVTFLMHNTVLFFYFSPLLVLFVESFLYVNVVIGLETGIWVSLTICNVLMILPKVLFPFLYGLRYREISASLKSIIRRKHLHLVSPAPSPS, from the coding sequence ATGAACTTCTTTCTCTGTGGTCCAACGACAAGAATGAATGCAACTGCACTCCTCCTCCGGGAGGTGTCCAACAGCTCCTCAAATCTGAATGAAGCTTCTTTGTACTACTTGCTGGAGGAATGGGCTCTCAACCCACAAGACACAAAcatgaagatgtttttaattcctCCAGTTGTCTGCCTCATGGCAGGTGTCCTCATTATTCCTTCCATCTTGTTTGTGATCTTCTCTAGGTTTAGCATCCGAAAGGAAACGAGGTACATGCTGCTGGGGAATGCTTTGCTCTGTGATCTGATATACCTTTTGTTCTACGCACTGTCAGCTACTCTCAGCGCAGCACATGTAAGTCTCCCAAAGGAAGCCTGTGTTCTCCAGTTATTCCTGCTGGCAGTGGCTTACTGCGGAGGACTGTTCACAGCTGCTGCCATAGTCTTGGACACGTACATagctattttgtttcctttgcgCTACGTCACTATTTTGCCTTCTTCACGAACAAAAAAAGTGATTGTATTGCTATGGATCTGTTCGGGGGTTCTCCCTGGGATTTTCTTCTTGGTGCTATCCAGCACTCACAACTTTGTGCCCTGCGTCCTGGAAATGTGCTCGATTCCCctaataataatattaactCTGAGTGGGACTGATGCTGTGAAACTCTGTTTCTGGCTGTCTGCTATGGttatctttctcttcttgtctctaatattttgttgttatgctattctttattttaaaaccaggcAATCAGGTATATGGGAGAGCATCTGTTCCAGAGCCAGTGTGACTTTCTTAATGCACAACACtgtgttgttcttttatttctctccactCTTGGTTCTTTTTGTAGAATCATTCTTGTACGTTAACGTTGTCATTGGACTGGAGACAGGAATCTGGGTCTCCCTGACAATCTGCAATGTCCTGATGATTCTGCCTAAAGTTTTGTTCCCTTTTCTGTATGGACTTCGATACAGAGAGATCTCAGCATCTCTCAAATCCATCATCAGAAGGAAGCATCTTCACCTGGTGTCACCTGCTCCATCACCATCCTGA